In Lepidochelys kempii isolate rLepKem1 chromosome 8, rLepKem1.hap2, whole genome shotgun sequence, a single genomic region encodes these proteins:
- the FASLG gene encoding tumor necrosis factor ligand superfamily member 6 isoform X1 yields MKEEFHSQGGPAIPLPTMQQNLNYVYPQIFWVDSCASPTCAPSAPVATCPPPVPERRRRKQSNKRDGTCLCFLVVFLLILLALAGVGLGMFQIVQLQKELAELRELTSTGHVLSSMEKRIGLLNVTAEKKVIRKAAHLTGKADQKALPLEWVATLGHAFTSSIQYRQRSLVINETGLYFVYSKVFFRGKICNNLPLDHTVFKRNPAYPASQVLMEDRKMNYCAAGKMWARGSYLGALFNLTKSDSLYVNVSETALVNFEETKTFFGLYKL; encoded by the exons ATGAAAGAGGAGTTCCATAGCCAGGGCGGCCCAGCCATTCCGCTGCCCACCATGCAGCAGAACCTGAATTATGTCTACCCCCAGATCTTTTGGGTGGACAGCTGTGCCAGTCCCACTTGTGCCCCGTCGGCTCCCGTTGCCACCTGCCCACCGCCCGTGccggagaggaggaggagaaaacagAGCAACAAGAGGGATGGCACATGCCTCTGTTTCTTGGTGGTGTTTTTACTGATCCTGCTGGCCCttgctggagtggggctggggatgtttCAGATTGTCCAGCTGCAGAAGGAACTGGCTGAGCTCCGAGAG TTAACCAGCACCGGACATGTTCTTTCGTCTATGGAGAAGCGCATAG GACTTCTGAATGTAACAGCAGAGAAAAAGGTGATCAGGAAGGCAGCACATTTAACAG GCAAAGCTGATCAGAAAGCCCTTCCTTTGGAATGGGTGGCCACTCTTGGGCATGCCTTCACCTCCAGCATTCAATACAGACAGCGCAGCCTGGTGATCAATGAAACAGGCCTGTACTTTGTGTACTCCAAGGTGTTCTTCCGAGGCAAGATCTGCAACAACCTGCCCTTAGATCACACGGTTTTCAAACGAAATCCAGCCTACCCAGCTAGCCAGGTGCTGATGGAGGACAGAAAGATGAACTACTGTGCGGCTGGGAAGATGTGGGCCAGGGGCAGCTACCTGGGGGCATTGTTCAACCTCACCAAATCAGACAGCTTGTATGTGAATGTCTCTGAAACGGCTCTGGTTAATTTTGAGGAAACCAAGACATTTTTTGGTTTATATAAACTTTAG
- the FASLG gene encoding tumor necrosis factor ligand superfamily member 6 isoform X2, with amino-acid sequence MQQNLNYVYPQIFWVDSCASPTCAPSAPVATCPPPVPERRRRKQSNKRDGTCLCFLVVFLLILLALAGVGLGMFQIVQLQKELAELRELTSTGHVLSSMEKRIGEPSLPTEKKVIRKAAHLTGKADQKALPLEWVATLGHAFTSSIQYRQRSLVINETGLYFVYSKVFFRGKICNNLPLDHTVFKRNPAYPASQVLMEDRKMNYCAAGKMWARGSYLGALFNLTKSDSLYVNVSETALVNFEETKTFFGLYKL; translated from the exons ATGCAGCAGAACCTGAATTATGTCTACCCCCAGATCTTTTGGGTGGACAGCTGTGCCAGTCCCACTTGTGCCCCGTCGGCTCCCGTTGCCACCTGCCCACCGCCCGTGccggagaggaggaggagaaaacagAGCAACAAGAGGGATGGCACATGCCTCTGTTTCTTGGTGGTGTTTTTACTGATCCTGCTGGCCCttgctggagtggggctggggatgtttCAGATTGTCCAGCTGCAGAAGGAACTGGCTGAGCTCCGAGAG TTAACCAGCACCGGACATGTTCTTTCGTCTATGGAGAAGCGCATAGGTGAGCCATCCTTACCCA CAGAGAAAAAGGTGATCAGGAAGGCAGCACATTTAACAG GCAAAGCTGATCAGAAAGCCCTTCCTTTGGAATGGGTGGCCACTCTTGGGCATGCCTTCACCTCCAGCATTCAATACAGACAGCGCAGCCTGGTGATCAATGAAACAGGCCTGTACTTTGTGTACTCCAAGGTGTTCTTCCGAGGCAAGATCTGCAACAACCTGCCCTTAGATCACACGGTTTTCAAACGAAATCCAGCCTACCCAGCTAGCCAGGTGCTGATGGAGGACAGAAAGATGAACTACTGTGCGGCTGGGAAGATGTGGGCCAGGGGCAGCTACCTGGGGGCATTGTTCAACCTCACCAAATCAGACAGCTTGTATGTGAATGTCTCTGAAACGGCTCTGGTTAATTTTGAGGAAACCAAGACATTTTTTGGTTTATATAAACTTTAG